From a region of the Falsibacillus albus genome:
- the secG gene encoding preprotein translocase subunit SecG, with protein MHTLLTVLLVIDAISLIVVVLLQSGKSAGLSGAISGGAEQLFGKQKARGLDLVLHRVTVVLSVLFFVLTIAVAYFGL; from the coding sequence GTGCATACTTTATTAACGGTATTATTGGTTATTGATGCAATCAGTTTAATTGTCGTTGTTCTATTGCAATCTGGAAAGAGTGCAGGATTGTCCGGCGCCATTTCCGGTGGGGCGGAACAGCTTTTCGGCAAGCAAAAAGCTCGTGGTCTTGATTTGGTCCTTCATCGAGTGACCGTTGTACTTTCTGTGTTATTTTTCGTTTTGACCATTGCAGTTGCATACTTTGGATTGTAA
- the eno gene encoding phosphopyruvate hydratase translates to MPYIEQIYAREVLDSRGNPTVEVEVLTMSGAFGRAMVPSGASTGEYEAVELRDGDKDRFLGKGVLKAVENVNELIAPELIGFDVTDQVGIDKALIELDGTENKGKLGANAILGVSMAAARAAADFLGVPLYQYLGGFNSKQLPVPMMNIINGGEHADNNVDIQEFMIMPVGAPTFKEAVRMGAEIFHNLKAVLKEKGLNTAVGDEGGFAPNLGSNEEALQTIIEAIEKAGYKPGEEVMLAMDAASSEFYNKEDGKYHLAGEGKVLSSAEMVDWYEEMASKYPIISIEDGLDENDWDGHKLLTDRLGTKVQLVGDDLFVTNTNKLSQGIEQGVGNSILIKVNQIGTLTETFDAIEMAKRAGYTAVISHRSGETEDSTIADIAVATNAGQIKTGAPSRTDRVAKYNQLLRIEDELADLAQYLGVKTFYNVKR, encoded by the coding sequence ATGCCATACATTGAACAAATTTATGCACGTGAAGTATTGGATTCCCGCGGTAACCCAACAGTAGAAGTTGAAGTATTGACGATGTCAGGCGCATTCGGTCGCGCAATGGTTCCATCCGGGGCTTCCACTGGTGAATACGAAGCAGTTGAGCTTCGCGACGGCGACAAAGACCGTTTCTTAGGAAAAGGTGTCCTTAAAGCAGTTGAAAACGTAAATGAATTGATCGCGCCTGAACTTATCGGCTTCGACGTAACAGATCAAGTAGGGATCGACAAAGCGTTGATCGAGCTTGACGGGACAGAAAACAAAGGAAAATTGGGTGCGAACGCAATCCTTGGTGTTTCCATGGCAGCAGCTCGTGCAGCAGCAGATTTCTTGGGAGTTCCTTTGTATCAATACCTTGGCGGATTCAACTCCAAGCAGCTTCCAGTACCAATGATGAACATCATCAACGGCGGAGAGCATGCTGATAACAACGTTGATATCCAGGAATTCATGATCATGCCTGTAGGAGCACCTACATTCAAGGAAGCTGTACGCATGGGCGCAGAAATCTTCCACAACCTTAAAGCGGTATTAAAAGAAAAAGGCCTAAACACTGCTGTAGGTGACGAAGGCGGATTCGCTCCAAACCTTGGTTCTAACGAAGAAGCACTTCAAACAATCATCGAAGCAATCGAAAAAGCCGGCTACAAGCCAGGCGAAGAAGTTATGCTTGCTATGGACGCAGCATCTTCTGAATTCTACAACAAAGAAGACGGCAAATATCATCTTGCGGGCGAAGGCAAAGTCCTTTCATCTGCTGAAATGGTTGACTGGTACGAAGAAATGGCTTCTAAATACCCAATCATCTCCATCGAAGACGGTTTGGATGAAAACGACTGGGATGGCCATAAATTATTGACTGACCGCCTTGGCACAAAAGTTCAGTTGGTCGGTGACGATTTATTCGTAACAAACACAAATAAATTGTCTCAAGGAATCGAGCAAGGTGTAGGCAACTCCATCTTGATCAAAGTGAACCAAATCGGTACATTGACTGAAACTTTCGATGCAATCGAAATGGCGAAGCGCGCTGGCTACACTGCAGTCATCTCCCACCGTTCCGGTGAAACAGAAGACAGCACAATTGCCGACATCGCTGTAGCGACAAATGCCGGCCAAATCAAAACTGGTGCTCCATCACGTACAGACCGCGTTGCGAAATACAACCAACTTCTTCGCATTGAAGACGAATTGGCTGATTTGGCACAATATCTTGGCGTGAAAACATTCTATAACGTAAAACGCTAA
- the gpmI gene encoding 2,3-bisphosphoglycerate-independent phosphoglycerate mutase — protein MSKSPVALIILDGFAFRDEEKGNAVAHAKKPNFDRYWNNYPHNTLTACGEAVGLPEGQMGNSEVGHLNIGAGRIVYQSLTRVNLAIREGEFAENQTFLDAINHVKEKGTALHLFGLLSDGGVHSHIEHLFALLRLAAKEGVEKVYVHGFLDGRDVGPQTAKKYIKQTQEKFEEYGVGEFATLSGRYYSMDRDKRWERVEKSYRAMVYGEGPDYKDPIELVDDSYENGIYDEFVLPSVMTKDNGEPVATIKDDDAVIFYNFRPDRAIQISNTFTNKDFRSFDRGPKHPENLFFVCLTHFSETVDGYVAFKPVNLDNTLGEVLSQNGLKQLRIAETEKYPHVTFFMSGGREEKFPGEERILIDSPKVATYDLKPEMSAYEVKDALVKEIKEDNFDAIILNFANPDMVGHSGKLEPTVKAIETVDECLGEIVDLINEKGGTAIITADHGNADEVVTVEGDPMTAHTTNPVPVIVTKEGIELRDGGKLGDLAPTMLDLLKVQQPEEMTGQTLIKK, from the coding sequence ATGAGTAAATCTCCTGTAGCATTAATTATCCTGGATGGATTTGCATTCCGCGATGAAGAAAAAGGAAATGCAGTCGCACATGCAAAAAAACCGAACTTTGACCGTTATTGGAACAACTATCCGCATAACACATTGACGGCATGCGGTGAAGCGGTCGGCCTTCCGGAAGGACAAATGGGCAACTCCGAAGTCGGCCATTTGAATATCGGCGCCGGACGCATCGTGTATCAAAGTTTGACAAGGGTGAACCTGGCCATTCGCGAAGGCGAGTTTGCCGAAAATCAAACATTCCTCGATGCGATCAATCATGTGAAGGAAAAAGGAACAGCTCTTCACTTGTTCGGTCTATTATCGGACGGAGGCGTCCACAGCCATATTGAACATTTATTTGCATTGCTGAGACTAGCTGCAAAAGAAGGCGTTGAAAAGGTATATGTGCATGGATTCCTTGATGGCCGGGACGTCGGACCGCAGACTGCAAAAAAATACATCAAACAAACGCAAGAAAAATTCGAAGAATACGGTGTCGGTGAATTTGCCACATTATCCGGGCGCTATTATTCCATGGACCGCGACAAGCGCTGGGAGCGTGTAGAAAAATCCTACCGCGCGATGGTGTATGGTGAAGGCCCTGATTACAAAGATCCAATCGAGCTTGTCGATGATTCCTATGAAAATGGCATCTACGATGAATTCGTACTGCCATCTGTAATGACGAAAGACAACGGTGAGCCGGTTGCAACGATCAAGGACGATGATGCTGTTATTTTCTATAACTTCCGTCCTGACCGTGCCATTCAAATTTCCAATACGTTCACGAACAAGGACTTCCGTTCATTCGACCGCGGTCCGAAGCATCCAGAGAACTTGTTCTTTGTCTGCTTGACGCACTTCAGTGAAACGGTGGATGGATATGTTGCATTTAAACCGGTGAACTTGGATAATACATTAGGGGAAGTCCTTTCTCAAAATGGATTGAAGCAATTGCGCATTGCCGAAACAGAGAAATATCCTCACGTCACATTCTTCATGAGCGGCGGACGTGAAGAGAAATTCCCTGGCGAAGAAAGAATCCTGATCGATTCTCCAAAAGTCGCAACGTACGATTTAAAGCCTGAGATGAGTGCATATGAAGTCAAAGATGCCTTGGTGAAGGAAATTAAGGAAGATAACTTTGATGCGATCATCCTGAATTTCGCCAACCCCGATATGGTTGGACACTCAGGGAAGCTTGAACCGACAGTAAAAGCGATTGAAACGGTCGACGAGTGCCTTGGCGAAATTGTCGACTTGATCAATGAAAAAGGCGGAACTGCGATCATTACTGCCGACCACGGAAATGCAGATGAAGTGGTGACAGTCGAAGGTGATCCAATGACTGCCCACACGACTAACCCTGTTCCTGTCATTGTGACGAAGGAAGGCATAGAGCTCCGCGATGGTGGAAAACTGGGCGACTTGGCCCCGACAATGCTTGATTTATTAAAAGTTCAACAGCCAGAAGAAATGACTGGACAAACACTTATCAAAAAATAA
- the tpiA gene encoding triose-phosphate isomerase, with amino-acid sequence MRKPIIAGNWKMNKTLSEAKSFAEEVNGLAPSNEQVDTVICAPALFLERLVDITKDYPVEIGAQTMHFEENGAFTGEISPKALQDLGVKYVIIGHSERREMFNETDETVNKKVLAAFNYDLTPIACVGETLEQRENNETKEIVGSQVKKALAGLSEDQVKQTVIAYEPIWAIGTGKSSTSDDANEVCAHIRQVVAESFSQEAADALRIQYGGSVKPNNIKEYMAQSDIDGALVGGASLEAQSFLQLLEAGKNE; translated from the coding sequence ATGCGTAAACCTATTATTGCTGGAAACTGGAAAATGAATAAAACGTTATCCGAAGCGAAATCCTTTGCTGAAGAAGTAAACGGATTAGCTCCATCCAATGAACAAGTGGACACAGTCATTTGTGCGCCTGCTCTGTTTTTAGAGCGATTGGTGGATATCACAAAGGACTATCCGGTGGAAATCGGCGCTCAAACGATGCATTTTGAAGAGAATGGTGCCTTCACTGGCGAAATCAGCCCGAAAGCACTTCAAGATCTTGGTGTTAAATATGTCATCATCGGACATTCAGAGCGCCGAGAAATGTTCAACGAAACGGACGAGACGGTAAACAAGAAAGTCCTAGCTGCATTTAACTATGACTTGACTCCGATTGCATGTGTCGGTGAAACGCTTGAGCAAAGAGAAAATAATGAAACTAAAGAAATCGTCGGCTCACAAGTGAAAAAAGCATTGGCAGGCCTTTCAGAAGATCAAGTGAAACAGACTGTCATCGCGTATGAACCTATCTGGGCAATCGGAACTGGAAAATCCTCCACTTCAGATGATGCCAATGAAGTTTGTGCACATATCCGCCAAGTTGTGGCTGAAAGCTTTTCTCAAGAAGCAGCTGATGCACTCCGTATCCAATACGGCGGCAGCGTAAAGCCAAACAACATCAAGGAATATATGGCACAATCCGATATCGATGGAGCTTTAGTGGGCGGCGCAAGCCTTGAAGCACAATCCTTCCTGCAATTATTGGAGGCAGGTAAGAATGAGTAA
- a CDS encoding phosphoglycerate kinase translates to MNKKSVKDIDVKGKRVFCRVDFNVPMKDGQVTDETRIRAAIPTIQYLSEQGAKVILASHLGRPKGQVVEDLRLTPVAARLGELMGKDVKKADEAHGPSVQSKIDEMSEGDILLLENVRFYPGEEKNDPELAKAFAELADVYVNDAFGAAHRAHASTEGIANDLPSVAGLLMEKELDVLGKALSNPERPFTAIIGGAKVKDKIGVIDNLLEKVDNLIIGGGLAYTFVKAQGHEVGKSLLEEDKIDLAKSFMEKAKEKGVKFYMPKDVVVADDFSNDANKKVVAIDQIPSDWEALDIGPETSELYKDVIQSSKLVIWNGPMGVFELEAFANGTKAVAQALADATDTYSVIGGGDSAAAVEKFGLADKMSHISTGGGASLEFMEGKELPGVTALDDK, encoded by the coding sequence ATGAATAAGAAATCAGTCAAAGATATTGATGTGAAAGGTAAACGCGTTTTTTGCCGTGTCGATTTCAACGTTCCGATGAAAGATGGACAAGTCACGGATGAAACAAGGATCCGCGCAGCAATCCCAACGATTCAATACTTATCAGAGCAAGGTGCAAAAGTTATTCTTGCCAGCCATTTAGGACGTCCAAAAGGGCAGGTTGTCGAAGATTTGCGCCTTACACCTGTTGCAGCACGTTTAGGCGAGTTGATGGGGAAAGATGTGAAAAAAGCGGATGAAGCCCATGGACCATCCGTTCAATCCAAAATCGACGAAATGAGCGAAGGAGATATCCTTCTTCTTGAAAATGTTCGTTTCTACCCTGGTGAAGAAAAGAATGATCCGGAGTTGGCGAAGGCTTTTGCTGAGCTTGCGGATGTATATGTCAATGATGCTTTCGGTGCAGCCCACCGTGCACATGCATCAACTGAAGGTATTGCAAATGATCTTCCGTCCGTTGCAGGCTTATTGATGGAGAAGGAGCTGGATGTGCTCGGCAAAGCACTTTCCAACCCTGAGCGTCCATTCACAGCCATCATCGGCGGGGCAAAAGTAAAAGATAAAATCGGCGTCATCGATAATTTGCTTGAAAAAGTGGATAACCTCATCATCGGCGGCGGCTTGGCTTATACATTCGTAAAAGCACAAGGCCATGAAGTGGGTAAATCCCTTTTAGAAGAAGACAAAATCGATCTTGCGAAATCCTTTATGGAAAAAGCGAAGGAAAAAGGCGTCAAGTTCTATATGCCGAAAGATGTCGTTGTAGCTGATGACTTCTCAAACGATGCAAACAAGAAGGTTGTCGCAATCGATCAAATCCCTTCCGACTGGGAAGCATTGGACATCGGACCAGAAACAAGCGAGCTTTATAAAGATGTGATTCAAAGCTCTAAATTGGTCATCTGGAATGGACCAATGGGCGTTTTCGAACTGGAAGCATTTGCAAACGGAACGAAAGCAGTCGCTCAAGCTTTAGCTGATGCCACAGATACATATTCTGTCATTGGCGGAGGAGACTCAGCAGCAGCTGTAGAAAAATTCGGCCTTGCAGACAAAATGAGCCATATTTCAACAGGTGGTGGCGCATCCCTTGAATTTATGGAAGGGAAAGAACTTCCTGGCGTTACGGCTCTTGACGATAAATAA
- the gap gene encoding type I glyceraldehyde-3-phosphate dehydrogenase, whose product MAVKIGINGFGRIGRNVFRASLNNPNVEVVAVNDLTDANMLAHLLQYDTVHGKLDQEVTVDGDTLVVGGKSIKVLAERDPAQLGWGDLGVEVVVESTGRFTNRADAAKHLDAGAKKVIISAPAKEEDITIVMGVNEDKYDAASHHVISNASCTTNCLAPFAKVLNEKFGVKRGMMTTVHSYTNDQQILDLPHKDYRRARAAAENIIPTTTGAAKAVALVLPELKGKLNGMAMRVPTPNVSVVDLVAELDKTVTADEVNAAFKEAAEGDLKGVLAYSEEPLVSVDYNGNNASSTIDALSTMVLEDNMVKVLSWYDNETGYSTRVVDLVDYIAKKGL is encoded by the coding sequence ATGGCAGTAAAAATTGGTATTAACGGTTTTGGACGTATCGGACGCAACGTATTCCGCGCAAGCTTAAACAATCCTAACGTAGAGGTTGTTGCAGTTAACGATTTAACTGATGCAAACATGCTTGCTCACTTACTTCAATATGATACAGTACACGGGAAATTAGACCAAGAGGTTACTGTTGACGGTGATACATTAGTAGTCGGCGGCAAATCAATCAAAGTTTTGGCTGAACGCGATCCAGCTCAACTTGGTTGGGGAGACCTTGGTGTAGAAGTAGTGGTTGAATCTACAGGCCGCTTCACTAACCGTGCAGATGCAGCGAAACATCTTGATGCAGGTGCGAAAAAAGTTATCATCTCTGCTCCGGCTAAAGAAGAAGATATCACAATCGTAATGGGTGTTAACGAAGATAAATATGATGCTGCAAGCCATCATGTTATCTCAAACGCTTCTTGTACAACTAACTGCTTAGCACCATTCGCGAAAGTATTGAATGAAAAATTCGGTGTAAAACGCGGAATGATGACGACAGTTCACTCTTACACAAATGACCAGCAGATCTTAGACTTGCCACATAAAGACTATCGTCGTGCTCGTGCGGCTGCTGAGAACATCATCCCTACAACTACTGGTGCTGCAAAAGCTGTTGCGCTTGTATTGCCTGAACTTAAAGGCAAATTGAACGGTATGGCTATGCGTGTACCAACTCCTAACGTTTCTGTTGTTGACTTGGTTGCTGAGCTTGACAAAACTGTTACAGCTGACGAAGTAAACGCAGCATTCAAAGAAGCGGCTGAAGGCGACCTTAAAGGAGTTCTTGCTTACAGCGAAGAGCCATTAGTATCTGTTGACTATAACGGCAACAATGCTTCTTCTACAATCGATGCACTTTCTACTATGGTTCTTGAAGACAACATGGTAAAAGTTCTTTCTTGGTATGACAACGAAACTGGCTACTCCACTCGTGTAGTAGACTTAGTTGACTACATCGCTAAAAAAGGTCTGTAA
- a CDS encoding sugar-binding transcriptional regulator: MYQIIDIQKRLLPDLLSTMQKRYQILRTIHFMAPVGRRSLAQTLSLTERVLRSEVDFLKDQNLIEVKTSGMSMTPDGLMILEKMEDIMREISGINEMEAQIKKRMQLQDVVIVPGNSDSTPWVKEELGRACAVSMKKRLIGKNIIAVTGGTTMAAVAETLTPDFTQKEVLFVPARGGIGEDVKNQANTICAKMAEQTGAKHRVLYVPDEVSKEVYQSFMREPAIKDVLNLISSANMVLHGIGDAITMAERRKTNQENMNKIIEAKAVGEAFGYYFNEEGEVVHKVKTIGLQLKDLAKTEHVIAVAGGASKAKAIRSYLRSAPHASVLITDEGAARELLKG, translated from the coding sequence ATGTATCAAATCATTGACATTCAAAAAAGATTATTGCCTGACCTGCTCTCAACTATGCAAAAACGCTATCAAATTTTAAGGACCATCCATTTCATGGCCCCGGTCGGAAGAAGGAGCTTGGCTCAAACGCTTAGCCTGACTGAAAGGGTGCTAAGGTCCGAAGTTGATTTTCTCAAAGATCAAAATCTTATCGAAGTGAAAACATCAGGAATGTCAATGACACCAGATGGATTGATGATTTTGGAGAAAATGGAAGACATAATGAGGGAAATTTCGGGTATTAACGAAATGGAAGCTCAAATCAAAAAACGGATGCAGCTTCAAGATGTTGTCATCGTTCCCGGTAATAGTGATTCCACGCCATGGGTGAAAGAAGAATTAGGAAGAGCTTGTGCAGTAAGTATGAAAAAACGGTTGATTGGAAAAAATATCATCGCTGTAACAGGCGGGACGACAATGGCGGCGGTCGCCGAAACATTGACTCCTGACTTCACTCAAAAAGAAGTCCTGTTTGTTCCTGCAAGAGGCGGGATCGGCGAGGATGTCAAAAACCAGGCCAATACGATCTGCGCCAAGATGGCAGAGCAGACTGGCGCCAAACATCGGGTGCTCTATGTACCGGATGAGGTCAGCAAGGAAGTCTATCAGTCATTTATGAGAGAGCCGGCCATCAAGGACGTCCTGAATTTAATTTCATCGGCCAACATGGTTTTACATGGAATTGGTGATGCTATCACTATGGCTGAAAGAAGGAAAACCAACCAGGAGAACATGAACAAGATTATCGAAGCAAAAGCTGTTGGAGAAGCGTTTGGCTATTATTTCAATGAAGAAGGGGAAGTCGTCCACAAAGTGAAGACGATCGGGCTCCAACTCAAGGATTTAGCCAAGACAGAGCATGTCATTGCTGTAGCGGGCGGCGCCTCTAAAGCAAAGGCAATTCGTTCATACTTAAGAAGTGCTCCACATGCTTCGGTGCTGATCACCGATGAAGGAGCGGCAAGAGAGCTTTTAAAAGGGTAA
- a CDS encoding glutaredoxin family protein: MKQEITFYTREQCSLCRDAKVILELLKDHHDFNINEVDIEGSDDLTERFGLLIPVVEIEGEIIQYGQIDPIVISNRLHQKC, from the coding sequence TTGAAGCAGGAGATTACTTTTTATACAAGGGAACAATGCTCTTTATGCAGGGATGCAAAAGTGATTTTGGAGCTTTTGAAAGATCACCATGATTTCAATATAAATGAAGTGGATATCGAAGGAAGCGATGACTTGACAGAACGATTCGGGTTGTTGATCCCTGTAGTGGAAATCGAAGGGGAAATTATCCAGTATGGCCAAATTGACCCAATTGTTATAAGTAACCGTTTACATCAGAAATGTTGA
- the rpoN gene encoding RNA polymerase factor sigma-54, translating into MNLKAGLWQQQTLKLSMTQELSQAIALLQYSTQELVSFLEQKALENPFIQMEAPNIQLMDPRHDRLRKTRIHKPDKTKQEWLEQVARKTTSIQDYLSSQLIMKALSNKQKMIINQLLYNLDSNGYLAASLDEIERAADAAPAEVNQCLRMIQQLEPAGVGARSLQECLMLQLERKGDVPPLAAAIIEDHFQEFAEKKWKPLSKKLSCSMASIQEVSDYIRTLSPRPGAEYSTEPSPYVIPELIVQVIGGSIELRMNDGTIPAIQFQKEYYHELSKIRDPQLKSFIKEKSQDFRFLMKSLRQRHETMMKVGMALVEFQSEFFLKGSKYLKPLTMKQMSEEIQVHESTVSRAVREKYIQTPFGTFELKYFFSAALETDADQTSSNTVKNLISEWIDQEDKGKPISDQMIADQLKREGIRVSRRTVAKYRDQLGILSSSKRKRFDE; encoded by the coding sequence ATGAATTTGAAAGCAGGCTTATGGCAGCAGCAAACATTGAAATTAAGCATGACGCAAGAGCTCTCACAAGCCATTGCACTTTTACAATATTCCACACAGGAGCTCGTTTCGTTCCTTGAACAAAAGGCTCTTGAAAATCCGTTCATTCAAATGGAGGCACCTAATATCCAATTGATGGACCCGCGCCACGACCGCCTTCGCAAAACCAGAATTCATAAACCTGATAAAACAAAACAAGAATGGCTTGAGCAAGTAGCCAGGAAAACTACCTCCATACAAGATTACCTTTCTTCACAATTAATAATGAAAGCGTTGTCAAATAAACAAAAGATGATCATTAACCAATTACTGTATAATTTAGATTCGAATGGATATTTGGCCGCTAGCTTGGATGAAATTGAAAGGGCAGCTGATGCAGCGCCTGCGGAAGTGAACCAGTGCTTAAGGATGATTCAGCAATTAGAGCCGGCAGGGGTGGGGGCAAGAAGTCTCCAGGAATGCCTGATGCTGCAGCTTGAAAGGAAAGGGGACGTCCCGCCTTTAGCGGCAGCCATCATCGAGGATCATTTCCAGGAATTCGCCGAAAAGAAGTGGAAACCTTTGAGCAAAAAGCTTTCTTGCAGTATGGCGTCCATTCAGGAAGTTTCAGATTATATTCGGACGTTGTCGCCAAGACCAGGGGCAGAATATTCAACGGAACCTTCCCCTTATGTCATACCTGAATTGATAGTCCAAGTCATTGGCGGTTCGATAGAATTGAGGATGAATGATGGGACAATCCCCGCCATTCAATTTCAAAAAGAATACTACCATGAGTTATCCAAAATACGCGATCCGCAGCTGAAATCCTTCATCAAAGAAAAATCACAGGATTTTCGATTTTTAATGAAAAGTCTTCGGCAACGGCATGAGACAATGATGAAGGTCGGAATGGCACTGGTCGAATTTCAGAGCGAATTCTTCTTGAAAGGATCGAAGTATTTGAAGCCGCTGACAATGAAGCAAATGTCGGAGGAAATTCAAGTTCACGAATCGACAGTCAGCCGGGCAGTAAGAGAAAAATATATTCAGACGCCATTCGGGACATTTGAATTAAAATACTTTTTCTCTGCAGCGCTTGAGACAGATGCTGACCAAACCTCATCCAACACGGTTAAAAACTTGATATCCGAATGGATTGATCAAGAGGATAAAGGCAAGCCAATTTCAGATCAAATGATTGCCGATCAATTGAAGCGGGAAGGAATAAGGGTCTCCCGCCGGACGGTTGCAAAGTACCGTGATCAGCTTGGGATCCTTTCTTCCTCCAAACGAAAAAGATTCGATGAATAG
- the clpP gene encoding ATP-dependent Clp endopeptidase proteolytic subunit ClpP, giving the protein MNLIPTVIEQTNRGERAYDIYSRLLKDRIIMLGSAIDDNVANSIVAQLLFLEAENPEKDISIYINSPGGSITAGMAIYDTMQFIKPKVSTICIGMAASMGAFLLAAGEKGKRYALPNSEVMIHQPLGGAQGQATEIEIAAKRILFLREKLNQILADRTGQSLEVIAKDTDRDNFMTAERAKEYGLIDQIIQKNELENNNK; this is encoded by the coding sequence ATGAATTTAATTCCTACGGTTATTGAACAAACAAACCGCGGTGAGCGTGCATATGACATCTATTCACGTCTTTTGAAAGACCGCATCATTATGCTGGGAAGCGCAATCGATGATAATGTGGCAAACTCAATCGTTGCCCAGCTTTTATTCTTGGAAGCGGAAAATCCTGAAAAAGACATCTCCATTTACATTAACAGCCCTGGCGGAAGCATCACTGCGGGTATGGCAATCTATGACACGATGCAATTCATCAAGCCTAAAGTATCAACAATCTGTATCGGAATGGCAGCATCAATGGGTGCATTCCTATTGGCAGCCGGTGAAAAAGGCAAGCGCTATGCCCTTCCAAATTCAGAAGTCATGATCCATCAGCCGCTCGGCGGAGCACAAGGCCAAGCGACGGAAATCGAAATCGCGGCAAAACGCATTCTATTCCTTCGTGAAAAACTAAATCAGATCCTTGCCGACCGCACAGGCCAATCGCTTGAAGTAATCGCGAAAGACACAGACCGCGACAACTTCATGACAGCTGAAAGAGCCAAAGAATACGGTTTGATCGATCAAATCATCCAAAAGAACGAACTTGAAAATAATAATAAGTAA